One window from the genome of Sulfodiicoccus acidiphilus encodes:
- a CDS encoding xanthine dehydrogenase family protein molybdopterin-binding subunit: MSTEATSETQEFKWIGKPVRIREDLLSLTGKGKYIDDLDFPGALYLAYVRSPYGHAKIKRIDASNAMAQEGVVAVFTGEDVRRELNPFPQIPKPPAGNLLDYPLAVDKVRYYGEPVAAVVASSKYVAEDAAELVDVEYEKLPAVVDPEEALEGKVLVHEEVGSNVVWEGLWDLGEVDKAFRDAEVKFEEKITFHRYASVPLETSGVVATYDEATDSFVIYSNNIMPVFTVPLVATALKTPPSKIRFVVPPTLAARSEGK; encoded by the coding sequence GTGAGCACCGAGGCTACCTCCGAAACACAGGAGTTTAAGTGGATAGGAAAGCCGGTGAGAATCAGGGAGGATCTCCTATCACTGACGGGAAAAGGTAAGTACATAGACGATTTGGACTTTCCAGGGGCACTCTACTTAGCCTATGTTAGATCTCCTTACGGCCACGCGAAGATAAAGAGGATCGACGCTTCTAACGCCATGGCGCAGGAGGGCGTGGTAGCCGTATTTACTGGAGAAGACGTCAGGAGGGAACTTAACCCGTTCCCACAGATCCCTAAACCTCCTGCTGGAAACCTCCTCGATTACCCCCTCGCCGTAGATAAGGTAAGGTATTATGGCGAGCCGGTTGCGGCCGTTGTGGCCAGCAGCAAATATGTGGCCGAGGATGCAGCCGAGTTGGTTGACGTGGAGTACGAGAAGCTCCCAGCAGTAGTGGACCCAGAGGAGGCCCTTGAGGGAAAGGTGTTAGTGCATGAGGAGGTGGGCTCCAACGTGGTGTGGGAGGGCCTCTGGGACCTAGGAGAGGTAGATAAGGCCTTTCGGGACGCCGAGGTCAAATTTGAGGAGAAAATAACCTTCCACAGGTACGCCTCGGTTCCCCTGGAGACGAGTGGAGTAGTGGCCACGTACGACGAGGCGACCGATTCGTTTGTTATATACAGCAACAACATAATGCCCGTATTCACCGTGCCTTTAGTGGCCACCGCTTTGAAGACTCCCCCTTCCAAGATAAGGTTCGTCGTGCCCCCAACGTTGGCGGCTCGTTCGGAGGGAAAATAA
- a CDS encoding xanthine dehydrogenase family protein molybdopterin-binding subunit, translated as MNYTHMTLLAFIAKKLKATVKYVETRSENIASGTHNNERVFYVKVAANKEGVVKAIDVKAIDNCGAYPRYEPAGAVIWSQVTPGIYGVKNVRVRFVQVTTNKGPTGPVRGYSRLQHNFMWERVMDMLARRLGLDPAEVRLRNFIRKEEMPYKGPSYAIYDGGDYVGAFRKLLDALDYAKWRKEQEEARKTGRYIGIGFSSVIDSGANNFGQVKIINRDFPVSGNSEAAMVMVDQVGNIVARIGATDTGQSHATTMAQIVAEVFDVDPSEVQVEMGFDTLSGVWAQHSGAYASRSAVLAGSAIYMAAVRLRDKMIKIASHLLNESPSNLEVRGKRIVSKSSGKEVSFDRIATVAWSDVMFLPEGMEPGLVSHYVYRPDFIYNLPDEKNRINNTLTYSYTMHGTVVEVDPETMTVKILKHVVVSDPGVMINPLVVEGQELGATMHGISAALYEDLVYDAEGVLLSSTFYDYMPIGAKEMPTVELLHSVTRSTSSMLGVRGIGEGGGGPIGSIVNAVEDALTPLGLRLRRSHINSAELYGMLSSHPGGS; from the coding sequence ATAAACTACACTCACATGACCCTCCTCGCCTTCATAGCCAAGAAACTCAAGGCCACCGTGAAGTACGTGGAAACTAGGTCCGAGAATATAGCATCTGGTACCCACAACAACGAGAGAGTGTTTTACGTCAAGGTGGCAGCAAACAAGGAGGGTGTAGTAAAGGCAATAGACGTAAAGGCCATAGACAACTGCGGCGCATATCCCAGGTATGAGCCCGCGGGCGCTGTAATATGGAGCCAAGTCACCCCAGGAATATACGGGGTGAAGAACGTTAGGGTGAGATTCGTACAGGTGACAACGAACAAGGGACCGACAGGGCCTGTGAGGGGATACTCTAGACTGCAGCATAATTTCATGTGGGAGAGGGTTATGGATATGCTCGCGAGGAGGCTCGGTCTAGATCCGGCTGAAGTTAGGTTAAGGAACTTCATACGAAAGGAAGAGATGCCTTACAAGGGGCCTTCCTACGCCATTTATGATGGAGGGGATTACGTTGGGGCCTTCCGCAAACTCTTGGACGCCCTCGACTACGCTAAGTGGAGGAAGGAGCAGGAGGAGGCTAGAAAGACTGGAAGGTACATCGGAATTGGGTTTAGTTCCGTGATCGATTCCGGAGCTAATAACTTCGGTCAGGTGAAAATAATTAACAGGGACTTCCCGGTCTCAGGCAATTCTGAGGCCGCAATGGTGATGGTAGATCAGGTAGGAAATATAGTGGCCAGGATAGGGGCCACCGACACTGGACAGTCTCACGCCACCACCATGGCACAGATAGTTGCCGAAGTGTTCGACGTAGATCCGTCAGAAGTGCAGGTAGAGATGGGATTTGACACTCTGTCAGGTGTGTGGGCACAGCACTCGGGAGCCTACGCTAGCAGGAGCGCAGTTCTAGCAGGGAGCGCAATCTACATGGCCGCAGTCAGATTGCGCGACAAAATGATCAAGATAGCCTCCCATCTCTTGAACGAAAGTCCCTCCAACCTCGAGGTAAGGGGTAAGAGAATAGTCTCGAAGTCCTCTGGAAAGGAGGTGTCCTTCGACAGGATAGCTACCGTGGCTTGGTCAGACGTGATGTTCCTTCCAGAAGGTATGGAACCAGGATTAGTTAGTCATTACGTCTATAGGCCAGACTTCATTTACAACCTACCCGACGAGAAGAACAGGATCAACAATACCCTCACTTACTCTTACACAATGCACGGTACGGTTGTGGAGGTAGACCCCGAAACCATGACCGTAAAGATCCTTAAGCACGTTGTCGTGTCGGACCCTGGCGTAATGATAAATCCGTTAGTGGTGGAGGGACAAGAGCTCGGGGCCACAATGCACGGAATAAGTGCCGCCCTGTATGAGGATCTGGTCTACGACGCTGAAGGGGTGTTACTTTCCTCTACGTTTTACGACTACATGCCTATAGGGGCCAAGGAAATGCCCACTGTCGAGCTCCTTCACTCTGTCACTCGCTCTACAAGCTCTATGTTGGGTGTAAGAGGTATAGGAGAGGGTGGAGGAGGTCCGATAGGATCCATAGTCAACGCGGTTGAAGACGCCCTCACTCCTCTCGGGCTGAGATTAAGGAGGTCTCACATAAACTCAGCGGAGCTGTACGGCATGCTGTCCTCTCACCCTGGGGGTTCGTAG
- the tnpA gene encoding IS200/IS605 family transposase: protein MEYKSTRHVKYLCNYHFVWVPKYRRGILIDEVAEYTKEVLKSIAEELGCEIMALEVMPDHVHLFVKCPPRYSPSYLANYFKGKSARLVLKKFPDLRKYTGGKLWTRSYFVSTAGNVSSETIRKYIEERWVKEGEED from the coding sequence GTGGAATATAAGTCAACGAGGCATGTGAAATACCTATGCAACTATCATTTCGTATGGGTTCCTAAGTATCGTAGAGGCATATTAATCGACGAAGTAGCTGAATACACTAAAGAGGTCTTGAAATCGATTGCTGAAGAGTTAGGTTGTGAAATAATGGCCCTAGAAGTAATGCCAGATCATGTACACCTCTTCGTAAAATGCCCACCCAGATACTCACCATCATACCTAGCAAACTACTTCAAGGGGAAGTCAGCCAGACTAGTTTTGAAGAAGTTCCCAGATTTGAGAAAATACACGGGAGGAAAACTCTGGACTAGAAGCTACTTCGTATCGACAGCCGGAAACGTATCAAGCGAGACAATAAGGAAGTACATTGAGGAACGATGGGTGAAAGAAGGTGAAGAGGACTAA
- a CDS encoding (2Fe-2S)-binding protein produces MEKARIVEKVKVSVKINGKTYEGLVEPRMLLVDFIRDVAGLKGTHIGCDTTSCGACTVLVDGVSVKSCTMLAVEADGREVTTVEGLSRDGKLHPLQEAFWRNHALQCGYCTPGMLMSAYFLLSRNPDPTEEEIKEAIAGNICRCTGYIPIIRAIKEASVEMKGGRK; encoded by the coding sequence TTGGAGAAAGCGAGGATAGTGGAGAAAGTGAAGGTCTCCGTGAAAATAAACGGTAAAACCTACGAGGGACTCGTCGAGCCGCGTATGTTGCTGGTGGACTTCATAAGAGACGTGGCCGGACTTAAGGGAACTCACATAGGCTGCGACACCACCAGCTGTGGCGCATGCACCGTGCTGGTGGACGGAGTGTCAGTGAAGTCCTGCACAATGCTGGCGGTGGAGGCAGACGGTAGGGAGGTGACCACAGTCGAGGGTCTCAGTAGGGACGGGAAGCTCCACCCACTCCAGGAGGCCTTCTGGAGGAATCATGCTCTCCAGTGCGGCTACTGCACTCCTGGAATGCTTATGTCGGCCTACTTCCTCCTCTCAAGGAATCCAGACCCCACTGAGGAGGAAATAAAGGAGGCGATAGCAGGGAACATATGCAGGTGCACTGGTTACATTCCAATCATAAGGGCCATAAAGGAGGCTTCGGTAGAGATGAAGGGGGGGAGGAAGTGA
- a CDS encoding thiolase C-terminal domain-containing protein, which yields MRVGLVSYGFSGFAPSVSDKSFREMTFEAASKAYAKVGLNPRTDVDAFVSCKEDFWEGISITDEFAPDQLGGALKPVFTVTGDGLLGIVNAYMMIRTGAFDVVVVEAHGKPSEVKSYGDVERMSQDPIYVRPLNFPNYHSVKAVEAKAFMRSAKLTREDLGLYVSQTKRNGLLSSRAPHASDLSVDAYLHEEQVLGPLSESDLAPRTDASLVFVVASEAKARELSGSPVWLMGVGWASDYHTPSYRNLEIDMSARNAARMAFKLAGIEDPKRKLGFAEVDERYSFVALRDLVSMGLVDDVRSALNGGDLSREGSLPVNRRGGALSEGLPLEAHGLARLAAACDLLDGVGVVVSGTGNTTAVVVVTP from the coding sequence ATGAGGGTCGGATTGGTATCTTATGGCTTCTCAGGGTTCGCTCCTTCTGTCTCAGACAAGAGCTTCAGGGAGATGACCTTCGAGGCGGCCTCTAAGGCCTACGCGAAGGTCGGACTCAATCCGAGGACTGACGTCGATGCTTTCGTGTCCTGCAAGGAGGACTTCTGGGAGGGAATATCAATAACAGACGAGTTCGCCCCGGACCAACTGGGAGGTGCACTTAAACCAGTCTTCACCGTTACCGGGGACGGTCTGTTGGGCATCGTAAACGCATATATGATGATAAGGACAGGCGCCTTCGACGTTGTGGTGGTGGAGGCTCACGGGAAGCCCTCGGAAGTGAAGTCCTACGGGGACGTGGAGCGTATGTCCCAGGACCCCATATATGTCAGGCCCCTTAACTTCCCAAACTATCACAGCGTCAAGGCCGTGGAGGCCAAGGCGTTCATGCGATCGGCCAAACTAACGAGGGAGGACTTGGGGCTGTACGTCTCCCAGACTAAGAGGAACGGGCTCTTAAGCTCAAGGGCTCCTCACGCCTCTGACCTTTCCGTAGACGCTTACCTGCACGAAGAGCAGGTGCTCGGTCCCTTATCAGAGAGCGATCTCGCTCCCAGGACAGATGCCTCGTTGGTGTTCGTGGTAGCCTCTGAGGCCAAGGCCAGGGAACTCTCTGGCTCGCCGGTTTGGTTAATGGGCGTGGGGTGGGCGTCGGACTACCACACTCCATCGTACAGGAACCTAGAGATCGACATGTCAGCTAGGAACGCGGCGAGGATGGCCTTCAAGCTCGCTGGGATAGAGGACCCCAAGAGGAAGCTAGGGTTCGCGGAAGTCGACGAAAGGTATAGCTTCGTGGCCCTTCGGGATCTGGTCTCAATGGGACTGGTAGACGACGTTAGGAGTGCGTTGAATGGAGGAGATCTGTCTAGAGAGGGCAGTCTCCCCGTGAACAGGAGGGGAGGTGCCCTCAGCGAGGGCCTTCCTCTGGAGGCCCATGGGTTAGCGAGGCTCGCTGCGGCGTGCGACCTCTTAGATGGTGTAGGAGTGGTGGTTAGTGGCACGGGGAACACGACCGCAGTAGTGGTGGTGACGCCTTGA
- a CDS encoding STK_08120 family protein, translated as MREIYSFPTKQEASPIKVICADPKFLLPKVIRALKDVTIKEEGYVGWGFYFGTNFTIRGHVYSPEDGVVYPFELEGRGKGGGKVTLLVHENQVTVEFQYEGWKFTPLMGTVIRGWLKKFGEEFDEQVTLERIKRKI; from the coding sequence TTGAGAGAGATCTACAGCTTTCCTACGAAACAAGAGGCAAGCCCAATTAAGGTTATATGCGCAGATCCAAAGTTTCTACTTCCTAAGGTCATTAGAGCTCTGAAGGACGTCACAATAAAGGAAGAAGGATATGTCGGATGGGGTTTTTATTTTGGAACAAATTTCACAATAAGAGGCCATGTATACTCTCCTGAGGATGGAGTTGTTTACCCTTTCGAGTTAGAGGGAAGGGGTAAAGGAGGTGGTAAAGTGACCCTTCTAGTTCATGAGAATCAAGTTACTGTAGAGTTCCAATACGAAGGATGGAAATTCACACCGTTAATGGGAACTGTAATCAGGGGCTGGTTGAAAAAATTCGGAGAGGAATTTGATGAACAGGTAACATTGGAGAGAATTAAGAGAAAAATTTAG